One stretch of Syntrophorhabdaceae bacterium DNA includes these proteins:
- a CDS encoding HIT domain-containing protein produces the protein MDRIWAPWRMEYITGATSKGERKCFLCIDEKDDDELLVIGRKGKAFVIMNKFPYTNGHIMVVPIRHTGSLEDLTDEELADMMKLVKIMTVIFKEEFNVDGLNVGINIGRAAGAGLEEHVHIHVVPRWFGDANFMAVIGETRVISEHIMQTYKRLKERFIEKMQ, from the coding sequence ATGGATAGAATATGGGCACCATGGAGAATGGAATATATAACAGGGGCAACATCAAAGGGTGAGAGAAAGTGTTTCCTCTGTATAGATGAAAAGGATGATGATGAGCTACTTGTTATAGGCAGAAAAGGTAAGGCATTTGTTATTATGAATAAATTTCCTTATACCAACGGGCACATTATGGTGGTGCCCATTAGGCATACGGGCTCACTGGAAGACCTTACAGATGAAGAGCTTGCCGACATGATGAAACTTGTGAAGATAATGACTGTTATCTTTAAAGAGGAATTTAATGTAGATGGGCTAAATGTGGGAATAAATATAGGAAGGGCAGCAGGTGCAGGGCTTGAAGAGCATGTGCATATCCATGTTGTCCCCAGATGGTTTGGTGATGCAAACTTTATGGCTGTAATAGGGGAGACAAGGGTAATATCTGAACATATTATGCAAACATATAAAAGATTAAAGGAAAGATTTATTGAAAAGATGCAGTGA
- a CDS encoding SprT family zinc-dependent metalloprotease encodes MIEYKLIRSDKRKKTISLIINRKGEIIVRAPIKTSMDEIEDLLKAKKRWIEKRLSIKQTFTNNKKEFVTGENFLYLGKEYTLEFVDNHNKKGITLKNGRFLISKEDKENAKRLFIEWYKKAARELILDRLNFYKRQLGFIPSGMKITGALSRYGSCSGKNNLSFSWRLIMAPLNIIDYVIIHEICHIKEKNHGPHFWGLVESIIPDYKQRRKWLKNHRHTLSLE; translated from the coding sequence ATGATAGAATACAAACTCATAAGAAGCGACAAAAGGAAAAAGACCATATCATTGATAATCAATAGAAAAGGTGAAATAATCGTCCGTGCACCTATTAAAACATCTATGGACGAGATAGAAGATCTTTTAAAGGCAAAAAAGAGGTGGATAGAAAAAAGGCTTTCCATAAAACAGACGTTTACGAATAATAAAAAGGAATTCGTTACAGGGGAAAACTTTCTTTATCTGGGAAAAGAATACACCCTTGAATTTGTGGACAACCATAACAAAAAAGGCATTACACTAAAAAACGGGAGGTTCTTAATCAGCAAAGAGGACAAGGAAAATGCGAAAAGACTTTTCATTGAATGGTATAAAAAGGCTGCAAGGGAACTGATTTTGGATAGGTTAAACTTTTATAAGAGACAACTGGGTTTCATACCATCAGGCATGAAGATTACTGGTGCCTTAAGTAGATACGGCTCATGTTCAGGGAAAAATAATCTCTCTTTTAGCTGGAGGCTTATTATGGCGCCTTTAAATATCATAGATTATGTAATCATCCATGAGATATGTCATATAAAGGAAAAGAATCACGGCCCACACTTCTGGGGGCTTGTGGAATCCATAATACCCGATTATAAGCAAAGGAGGAAATGGCTTAAGAATCATAGACACACCCTTTCATTGGAATAG
- a CDS encoding TAXI family TRAP transporter solute-binding subunit: MKKSVIIMVLMVGLIGLAVFTSPLWAEEKMSFSIATGGTGGVWYPLGGAIGGIIGKHVPNTDATSEATTAAIDNMKLLLAGRAGMAFAYDYHVVWANEGKLTAVAKKQIPFRVVLGFYEQPLHIVTKEGTNIKTLMDLKGKRVSTGAPNSGTEEQADYVLKALGIDWNKDMKREKLSATESVAAMKDGKIDAFFWSGAIPTSSIIDLASTPGLKMVLLPVAGKESDMIFKANPGVFHKTKFPKGCYSSVDKDIDAIAITAVLLAMDKFPEDRMYKIVKAIFSNIPDIIPVWKGAKDLTPKSAVSQLTPEALKYIHPGSRKFFKEKGALK; encoded by the coding sequence ATGAAGAAATCCGTAATTATAATGGTTCTTATGGTAGGGCTTATAGGTCTTGCAGTCTTTACATCTCCATTATGGGCAGAGGAGAAGATGTCATTCAGTATTGCCACAGGCGGTACAGGAGGTGTCTGGTATCCATTGGGGGGTGCTATAGGTGGCATAATCGGTAAACATGTCCCTAATACAGATGCCACATCAGAGGCAACTACGGCAGCCATAGACAATATGAAGCTTCTTCTGGCAGGCAGGGCAGGTATGGCATTTGCATATGATTATCATGTTGTATGGGCAAATGAAGGAAAGCTTACAGCCGTAGCAAAAAAACAGATACCGTTTAGGGTGGTTTTGGGTTTTTATGAACAACCCTTGCATATTGTTACAAAAGAGGGGACAAATATAAAGACACTCATGGACCTTAAAGGCAAAAGGGTATCAACAGGGGCGCCAAATAGTGGCACTGAAGAGCAGGCAGATTATGTCTTAAAGGCATTGGGAATAGACTGGAATAAGGATATGAAAAGAGAAAAGCTCTCTGCCACAGAATCTGTTGCTGCTATGAAGGACGGAAAGATCGATGCATTTTTCTGGAGCGGTGCAATCCCTACATCATCTATCATAGACCTGGCATCCACACCAGGCCTTAAGATGGTGCTTCTCCCTGTTGCAGGTAAAGAGTCAGATATGATCTTCAAGGCAAATCCCGGGGTATTCCATAAGACCAAGTTCCCAAAAGGATGCTATAGTTCAGTGGATAAGGATATAGATGCCATTGCCATAACAGCAGTGCTTTTGGCTATGGATAAGTTTCCAGAAGATAGGATGTATAAGATTGTAAAAGCCATATTCTCCAATATACCTGATATAATACCTGTATGGAAAGGGGCAAAGGATCTTACACCTAAGTCAGCAGTCAGTCAGTTGACACCTGAAGCTTTAAAATATATACATCCAGGGTCAAGGAAATTTTTCAAGGAAAAGGGCGCCCTTAAATAG
- a CDS encoding HNH endonuclease, whose amino-acid sequence MDRTLLLNTTFEPLGIVSWKKAITLVYLGKVEVIEEYDREIKGINIKIRLPAVIRLLRFIRNGNTNIKFSRKNIFLRDNYTCQYCGKRFEPKDLTCDHIIPKSRGGITEWSNIVTSCIKCNLKKGDKLPEEINMQPKKRPSRPNSMYIFMLHLGIKTPPDLWKDYIFMRD is encoded by the coding sequence ATGGATAGGACCCTCCTTTTAAATACCACATTTGAACCCCTTGGTATAGTATCATGGAAGAAGGCGATTACCCTTGTCTACCTTGGTAAGGTAGAGGTAATAGAGGAATATGATAGGGAGATAAAGGGTATAAACATAAAAATCAGACTACCGGCAGTTATAAGGCTTCTAAGATTTATCAGAAACGGAAATACAAATATTAAGTTTTCAAGGAAAAATATATTTTTAAGGGACAATTATACATGTCAGTATTGTGGCAAGAGGTTTGAGCCTAAAGACCTAACCTGTGACCACATCATACCCAAATCAAGGGGAGGTATCACAGAATGGTCTAATATTGTCACATCATGTATAAAATGTAATTTGAAAAAGGGAGATAAGCTCCCTGAAGAGATAAATATGCAGCCTAAGAAAAGACCTTCCAGGCCAAACAGCATGTATATTTTCATGTTGCATCTGGGAATCAAGACACCACCTGACCTATGGAAGGATTATATATTTATGAGGGATTGA